One Paralichthys olivaceus isolate ysfri-2021 chromosome 8, ASM2471397v2, whole genome shotgun sequence genomic region harbors:
- the uts2r4 gene encoding urotensin-2 receptor: MNCTPNTTVTPQLELVLIPEATDGGSQDSGSVAGGSGRLWATSLLGATLIIMCVMGVAGNTYTLIITRSAALRRTGSMYVYIVNLALADLLYLSTIPFVVCTYFVHDWLFGDAGCRILLSLDLLTMHASVFTLVAMSLERYRAVARPFSAHRYSSRKRRLTAGIIWGLAFVLTLPMMVMIRLSEGKPSAAGSVKRICFPTWTPEAFKAYITVLFCTSVLVPGLVIVGLYVGLARRYWAAQASLGGSNRSSRRKGLKQKVVSMIFSIVAAYWACFLPFWGWQLAKLFSAESLRALSPAAHNYVNFFVTCLTYGNSCINPFLYTLLTRNYKDYLAQKGQSVGSSRADPCSAVTTPLQDI; the protein is encoded by the coding sequence atGAACTGCACCCCTAACACCACCGTCACTCCGCAGCTGGAACTCGTCCTGATCCCAGAGGCCACAGATGGAGGATCCCAGGACAGTGGTAGCGTTGCCGGAGGCAGCGGGAGGCTTTGGGCGACGTCCCTGCTTGGTGCCACGCTGATAATCATGTGCGTCATGGGTGTGGCAGGCAACACGTACACGCTCATCATCACACGCTCAGCTGCTCTGCGCCGAACGGGCTCCATGTACGTTTACATCGTCAACCTGGCTCTGGCcgacctgctctacctctcCACCATCCCCTTCGTAGTCTGCACCTACTTTGTCCACGACTGGCTGTTCGGCGATGCGGGCTGTCGCATCCTGCTCAGTCTTGATCTCCTCACCATGCACGCCAGCGTCTTCACTCTGGTCGCCATGAGCCTGGAGCGTTACCGTGCTGTGGCCAGGCCCTTCAGCGCGCACAGGTACTCGTCCCGCAAACGAAGGCTAACGGCGGGAATTATCTGGGGTTTGGCCTTTGTGCTGACGCTTCCCATGATGGTGATGATCCGACTCAGCGAGGGCAAACCCAGCGCAGCAGGTTCGGTTAAGAGGATCTGCTTCCCCACCTGGACCCCTGAGGCCTTCAAGGCTTATATCACCGTCCTCTTCTGCACAAGTGTTTTGGTGCCTGGATTGGTTATCGTTGGGTTGTACGTCGGGTTAGCTCGGCGCTACTGGGCCGCACAGGCTAGCTTGGGAGGAAGCAACCGCTCCTCTCGGAGGAAAGGCCTCAAACAAAAAGTGGTATCGATGATCTTCAGCATCGTGGCGGCTTACTGGGCCTGTTTCTTACCTTTCTGGGGATGGCAGCTGGCCAAACTGTTCTCTGCAGAGTCTCTCCGAGCTTTGTCTCCAGCTGCTCATAATTACGTGAATTTCTTCGTCACGTGTCTGACCTACGGGAACAGCTGTATAAATCCATTTCTCTACACTCTTCTGACCCGGAACTATAAAGACTACCTGGCCCAGAAAGGTCAGTCTGTGGGGTCGAGCAGGGCCGATCCCTGTTCAGCTGTGACCACGCCCCTGCAGGACATTTAG